In Agromyces sp. 3263, a single genomic region encodes these proteins:
- a CDS encoding PLP-dependent aminotransferase family protein, with the protein MDGPIPEIDRNTGRPLGMQLVEGVRRRILEGVLRPGDAVPSTRALASELAVSRSAVVAAYEQLAGEGYLDMRQGAPTRVAALLLAGSPPTDGLDGGRHDESVTPNGRELRVPAAATRTSRPLDGMTARVTADGSAAQSAGAPPRIDLLPGRPSTARIDTRAWRAAWRHAAGLDIPSESPPPFGVARLRAEIADHLRLARGVARAPDDVVVTAGTAEALALVASALAELIGTAPEVAVEHPGYPSARRTLERRGARTTPVPVDGDGIDVDALRRMPRPPHAVMVTPSHQYPLGGRLPVAARLELLDWARAAGAVVIEDDYDSEFRHLGPPLPALASLDDERVVLVGSFSKVLTPWLRLGYLVLPADPALREAVAAIRADEPSPVPGTAQEAAAALLASGAVRRHIAVTRREYAHRRRLVLAALDGLPGAPLSGLDGGLHAVLGLPDAATAASVVDRLAAEGVAVASLAEYSAVPGDERAGLVFGYAGPTDTLLAEGLERIRAAVASAI; encoded by the coding sequence GTGGATGGACCCATCCCTGAGATCGACCGGAACACCGGTCGCCCACTCGGCATGCAGCTCGTCGAGGGAGTCCGTCGGCGCATCCTCGAGGGTGTGCTCCGACCCGGCGATGCGGTGCCGTCGACGCGCGCGCTCGCGTCGGAGCTCGCCGTGTCTCGCAGCGCGGTCGTGGCGGCCTACGAGCAGCTCGCCGGCGAGGGCTACCTCGACATGCGCCAGGGCGCGCCCACGCGGGTCGCCGCGCTCCTCCTTGCGGGGAGCCCGCCCACCGACGGGCTCGACGGCGGCCGCCACGACGAGTCGGTGACACCGAACGGTCGCGAACTGCGGGTTCCAGCCGCCGCAACCCGCACGTCGCGACCGCTCGATGGGATGACGGCGCGCGTCACGGCGGACGGCAGCGCGGCCCAGAGCGCAGGCGCACCGCCCCGCATCGACCTCCTGCCGGGTCGCCCGTCGACCGCGCGCATCGACACCCGGGCGTGGCGCGCGGCGTGGCGGCACGCGGCCGGGCTCGACATCCCGTCCGAGTCGCCGCCGCCGTTCGGGGTCGCGCGCCTGCGCGCCGAGATCGCCGACCACCTCCGCCTGGCTCGCGGCGTCGCCCGCGCTCCCGACGACGTGGTCGTCACGGCCGGCACCGCCGAGGCGCTCGCGCTCGTGGCATCCGCTCTCGCCGAGCTCATCGGAACCGCGCCCGAGGTGGCGGTCGAGCATCCCGGCTACCCCTCGGCGCGCCGCACCCTGGAACGGCGGGGCGCCCGCACGACCCCCGTGCCGGTCGACGGCGACGGGATCGACGTCGACGCGCTGCGCCGGATGCCGCGACCGCCGCACGCCGTCATGGTGACGCCCAGCCACCAGTACCCGCTCGGCGGGCGGCTGCCGGTCGCGGCTCGGCTCGAGCTGCTCGACTGGGCGCGCGCGGCAGGAGCCGTGGTGATCGAGGACGACTACGACAGCGAGTTCCGTCACCTCGGGCCGCCGTTGCCGGCGCTCGCGTCGCTCGATGACGAGCGCGTGGTGCTGGTCGGCAGCTTCTCGAAGGTGCTCACGCCCTGGCTGCGGCTGGGGTACCTCGTACTGCCCGCGGATCCGGCCCTGCGTGAGGCCGTCGCGGCGATCCGTGCCGACGAGCCGTCGCCGGTTCCGGGCACCGCGCAGGAGGCCGCGGCCGCCCTGCTCGCGAGCGGCGCGGTGCGGCGGCACATCGCGGTGACCCGCCGCGAGTACGCGCACCGGCGCCGGCTCGTGCTCGCCGCCCTCGACGGGCTGCCGGGCGCGCCCCTCTCAGGCCTCGACGGCGGGTTGCACGCCGTGCTCGGGCTGCCGGATGCCGCGACGGCGGCGTCCGTCGTCGACCGGCTCGCCGCCGAGGGCGTCGCCGTCGCGAGCCTCGCCGAGTACTCCGCCGTGCCCGGCGACGAGCGCGCCGGGCTCGTGTTCGGCTACGCCGGCCCGACCGACACACTCCTCGCCGAGGGGCTGGAGCGGATCCGCGCGGCCGTCGCCTCCGCGATCTGA
- a CDS encoding LysM domain-containing protein has translation MVAASAAFAVGATIVLSGCVAEPAPAPVTITATATVTATPTPTPEAAPPPAEPAPVPVPEPVPNAPAPVVEWGPAYDTGAIPGASGTPALDGNGVPASYVVVSGDSFFDIAQRFELPQQQLLRMNPQIHDFGETVYIGDVINLDWTKTG, from the coding sequence ATGGTGGCGGCATCCGCTGCCTTCGCAGTGGGCGCGACGATAGTGCTGAGCGGATGCGTCGCCGAGCCCGCTCCCGCCCCGGTGACGATCACCGCCACCGCCACCGTCACCGCGACGCCGACGCCGACCCCCGAGGCGGCACCGCCGCCGGCCGAGCCCGCGCCCGTGCCCGTCCCGGAGCCGGTACCCAACGCGCCCGCGCCGGTCGTGGAGTGGGGACCGGCGTATGACACGGGTGCCATCCCCGGGGCCAGCGGCACGCCGGCACTCGACGGCAACGGCGTGCCCGCCAGCTACGTCGTCGTGTCGGGCGACAGCTTCTTCGACATCGCCCAGCGCTTCGAGCTGCCCCAGCAGCAGTTGCTGCGCATGAACCCGCAGATCCACGACTTCGGCGAGACGGTCTACATCGGCGACGTCATCAACCTCGACTGGACGAAGACCGGCTGA
- the efeB gene encoding iron uptake transporter deferrochelatase/peroxidase subunit, which yields MTEQPASGVSRRHLLGLFGAGAAGVAVGAAGAAGVAVAATGAGAAGSGAAPASVYPYYGAHQAGIVTPAQDRLHFAAFDVSSTLDRAGLVELLTEWTDAAARLTQGLEVEEGGAVGGSDYAPPTDTGEALGLAASGLTITFGFGPGLFTDADGVDRFGLAARRPAGLEPLPRFQGDALQPERSGGDLCIQACADDPQVAVHAIRNLSRIAFGWASLRWSQLGFGRTSSTSTTQATPRNLFGFKDGTANVKAEDGAVLDEQVWVQPGDEPAWLAGGSYLVARRIRMIIENWDRVQLGEQEKLVGRSKGEGAPMSGGTEFTEPDFEAEGPTGAPLIDTNAHVRLAHHSANGGARMLRRGYNFVDGNDELGRLDAGLFFLSFQRSPEQFITVQQRLAGDGLNEYLKHVGSAIFAVPGGVGRGEFVGQALFA from the coding sequence ATGACCGAGCAGCCCGCCTCCGGCGTCAGCCGCCGCCACCTCCTCGGCCTTTTCGGGGCGGGGGCGGCCGGCGTCGCCGTCGGTGCTGCGGGCGCCGCGGGCGTCGCGGTGGCGGCGACGGGCGCGGGCGCCGCCGGGAGCGGTGCCGCACCGGCATCCGTCTACCCCTACTACGGCGCGCACCAGGCGGGCATCGTCACGCCAGCACAGGACCGCCTGCACTTCGCCGCCTTCGACGTGAGCTCCACGCTCGACCGCGCGGGGCTCGTCGAGCTGCTCACCGAGTGGACGGATGCCGCGGCGCGCCTCACCCAGGGCCTCGAGGTCGAGGAGGGCGGCGCCGTCGGCGGCTCCGACTACGCGCCGCCGACCGACACCGGGGAGGCGCTCGGCCTCGCGGCGAGCGGCCTCACGATCACGTTCGGGTTCGGCCCCGGGCTCTTCACCGACGCCGACGGGGTCGACCGGTTCGGGCTCGCCGCTCGCCGGCCCGCGGGCCTCGAGCCGCTGCCGCGCTTCCAGGGCGACGCGCTGCAGCCCGAGCGCAGCGGCGGCGACCTCTGCATCCAGGCCTGCGCCGACGATCCGCAGGTCGCCGTGCACGCCATCCGCAACCTCAGCCGCATCGCGTTCGGCTGGGCGAGCCTGCGCTGGTCGCAGCTCGGCTTCGGCCGCACCTCGTCGACGTCGACCACGCAGGCGACGCCTCGCAACCTCTTCGGATTCAAGGACGGCACCGCGAACGTCAAGGCCGAGGACGGCGCCGTGCTCGACGAGCAGGTGTGGGTGCAGCCCGGCGACGAGCCGGCGTGGCTCGCGGGCGGCTCGTACCTCGTCGCCCGCCGCATCCGCATGATCATCGAGAACTGGGATCGCGTGCAGCTCGGCGAGCAGGAGAAGCTCGTCGGCCGGTCGAAGGGCGAAGGTGCGCCGATGTCGGGCGGCACCGAGTTCACCGAGCCCGACTTCGAGGCCGAGGGGCCGACCGGCGCGCCGCTCATCGACACGAACGCGCACGTGCGCCTGGCCCACCACTCGGCCAACGGCGGGGCACGGATGCTGCGCCGCGGCTACAACTTCGTCGACGGCAACGACGAGCTCGGCCGCCTGGATGCCGGCCTCTTCTTCCTGTCGTTCCAGCGCTCGCCCGAGCAGTTCATCACGGTGCAGCAGCGGCTCGCCGGCGACGGTCTGAACGAGTACCTCAAGCACGTCGGCTCGGCGATCTTCGCGGTGCCCGGCGGCGTCGGGAGGGGCGAGTTCGTGGGGCAGGCGCTGTTCGCGTAG
- the efeO gene encoding iron uptake system protein EfeO produces the protein MNRRALAASAAVTALALALTGCVAKSDLAQSIPVSITDDGCAVAAATAPAGAVTFSLENTGSDVNEFEILADDQLRIVGEKENVTPGQAIEFVAQLAPGTYYTACKFQQVGAPVGLAEFTVTGDASAVSADDQALADQAVTEYLAYVRSQAAELLPAVQAFAAAYAAGHDETARSLFAATRVPYERIEPTAEAFGDLDPKIDFREVDAVADGLDWTGFHRIEKDLWPPAAGDLNSDGQDALANWAPSTPEQRQEFADALVADVTQLHDLVTAEDFDVSLDAISNGAIALLDEVAAGKITGEEDWWSGTDLSDFAANVQGAGVAFGAVRALAESKGDDGEALAADIDEQFAALEAALAAYGSLDAGFVDYAELTDADKKTLSDQVNALAEPLSQLTHTVLGVTEPDA, from the coding sequence ATGAACCGACGTGCCCTCGCGGCATCCGCTGCCGTGACCGCACTGGCGCTGGCCCTCACGGGCTGCGTCGCGAAGTCCGACCTCGCCCAGTCGATCCCGGTGTCGATCACCGATGACGGATGCGCCGTGGCCGCCGCCACCGCGCCCGCCGGTGCCGTGACGTTCAGCCTCGAGAACACGGGCAGCGACGTGAACGAGTTCGAGATCCTCGCCGACGACCAGCTGCGCATCGTCGGCGAGAAGGAGAACGTCACCCCGGGCCAGGCGATCGAGTTCGTCGCCCAGCTCGCGCCCGGCACCTACTACACGGCCTGCAAGTTCCAGCAGGTCGGGGCGCCGGTCGGGCTCGCCGAGTTCACCGTCACCGGCGACGCGTCCGCGGTATCGGCCGATGACCAGGCGCTCGCCGACCAGGCCGTCACCGAGTACCTCGCCTACGTGCGCTCGCAGGCCGCCGAGCTGCTGCCCGCCGTGCAGGCGTTCGCCGCCGCGTATGCCGCGGGCCACGACGAGACGGCGCGCTCGCTCTTCGCCGCGACCCGCGTGCCCTACGAGCGCATCGAGCCCACGGCCGAGGCGTTCGGCGACCTCGACCCGAAGATCGACTTCCGCGAGGTCGACGCCGTGGCCGACGGCCTCGACTGGACCGGCTTCCACCGCATCGAGAAGGACCTCTGGCCGCCGGCCGCCGGCGACCTCAACTCCGACGGCCAGGATGCGCTCGCGAACTGGGCTCCGTCCACGCCGGAGCAGCGCCAGGAGTTCGCCGACGCGCTCGTCGCCGACGTCACCCAGCTGCACGACCTCGTGACCGCCGAGGACTTCGACGTCTCGCTCGACGCCATCTCGAACGGCGCCATCGCGCTGCTCGACGAGGTCGCCGCGGGCAAGATCACCGGCGAGGAGGACTGGTGGTCGGGCACCGACCTCTCCGACTTCGCCGCGAACGTGCAGGGCGCCGGCGTCGCGTTCGGCGCGGTGCGCGCGCTCGCCGAGTCGAAGGGCGACGACGGTGAGGCGCTCGCCGCCGACATCGACGAGCAGTTCGCCGCGCTCGAGGCGGCGCTCGCCGCGTACGGGTCGCTCGACGCCGGGTTCGTGGACTACGCCGAGCTCACCGACGCCGACAAGAAGACCCTGTCCGACCAGGTCAACGCCCTCGCCGAGCCGCTCTCGCAGCTCACCCACACGGTGCTCGGCGTGACGGAGCCCGACGCCTGA
- the efeU gene encoding iron uptake transporter permease EfeU: MLANYLIGLREGLEAGLIVGILVAYLGKLGRRDLLGKLWVGIGIAVAISLGVGALLTWGPYAMTFQAQEILGGTLSLLAVAMVTWMIFWMGTHGRTLSSELRGRVDTALTGSWIAIVVLGAVSVGREGVETALFVWASVAGGNDPVLGTIGAVLGILTAVVVSWGISRGLVRINLGKFFTWTGVFLILVAAGVLSYAIGDLQEASVIPGGGVTAYSLTAVIPPGGWLHAVLSGIFNFTPEPTWAQVVGWVAYVAVTMSLYLRLLRRRSAPKPTPAAAPATPVSPVAAH, translated from the coding sequence GTGCTCGCCAACTACCTGATCGGCCTCCGTGAAGGCCTCGAAGCAGGTCTCATCGTGGGCATCCTGGTCGCCTACCTCGGCAAGCTGGGCCGGCGCGACCTGCTCGGCAAGCTCTGGGTCGGCATCGGCATCGCCGTGGCGATCTCGCTCGGCGTCGGCGCGCTACTCACGTGGGGCCCGTACGCCATGACGTTCCAGGCGCAGGAGATCCTCGGCGGCACGCTCTCGCTCCTCGCCGTGGCCATGGTCACGTGGATGATCTTCTGGATGGGCACGCACGGCCGCACCCTCTCCTCCGAGTTGCGCGGGCGGGTCGACACCGCGCTCACCGGGTCCTGGATCGCCATCGTCGTGCTCGGCGCCGTGAGCGTCGGCCGCGAGGGAGTCGAGACCGCGCTGTTCGTCTGGGCCAGCGTCGCGGGCGGCAACGACCCCGTGCTCGGCACGATCGGCGCCGTGCTCGGCATCCTCACCGCCGTCGTCGTCTCGTGGGGCATCTCGAGGGGCCTCGTGCGCATCAACCTCGGGAAGTTCTTCACCTGGACGGGCGTGTTCCTCATCCTCGTCGCCGCCGGAGTGCTGTCCTACGCGATCGGCGACCTGCAGGAGGCCTCGGTCATTCCGGGCGGCGGCGTGACCGCCTACAGCCTCACCGCCGTGATCCCCCCGGGCGGCTGGCTGCACGCCGTGCTCAGCGGCATCTTCAACTTCACGCCCGAGCCCACGTGGGCGCAGGTCGTCGGCTGGGTCGCGTACGTCGCCGTCACGATGTCGCTCTACCTGCGGCTGCTGCGCCGTCGCAGTGCGCCGAAGCCCACACCGGCTGCCGCGCCCGCGACGCCTGTCTCGCCGGTCGCCGCGCACTGA
- a CDS encoding S9 family peptidase codes for MLTPPKTEKRPIQREHHGDVVIDEYEWLRAKDDPAVLAHLHEENAYTKAKTEHLAILQELIFEEIKERTKETDLSVPSREGEWWYYTRTVEGQQYGIHCRAPISSPDDWEPPVLPELTGDELPDAADESIPGEQVLLDDNLEAAGHDFYSLGSFDVTADGATMLYAIDVEGDERYTIRLKAIDGTDRVYDDVIEGTAAGAVFDPSGRYLFYATVDESWRPDTIWRHEVGTAASDDVSVFHEPDERFWLGVGLTRSRKYLMIEAGSNVTGETWLLDTAEPAGDFKVVWPRKDGVEYDVEHVVAGGVDRLLIVHNDDAVNFELVSVAASDPQGPRRMLLPHDPAVRLEGVDAFRDFVAVEYRREGLPRVAVAKVPPAGLPADATPDDTLHELPFDEALFSVGVGSNPAWEQPTLRIGYSSFVTPSTVYDVVVATGERRLRKRQPVLGDYDATRYAQRREWAVGDDGTRIPISLVYRHDLVDLGTPAPTLLYGYGSYEHSVDPGFGIPRLSLLDRGMIFAVAHVRGGGEMGRLWYEHGKKLEKRNTFTDFVAAARHLIDEDITAPDRLVAQGGSAGGLLMGAVANMGPRYFSGILAEVPFVDPLTSILDPSLPLTVIEWDEWGNPLDDAEVYHYMKSYSPYENVHVNHYPPILAVTSLNDTRVLYVEPAKWVARLRDAGADPLLKTEMAAGHGGVSGRYSAWRERAFAYAWVIDRAKAHPSGE; via the coding sequence GTGCTGACCCCGCCGAAGACCGAGAAGCGTCCGATCCAGCGCGAGCACCACGGCGACGTGGTGATCGACGAGTACGAGTGGCTGCGGGCCAAGGACGATCCGGCGGTGCTCGCCCACCTCCACGAGGAGAACGCCTACACGAAGGCGAAGACCGAGCACCTCGCGATCCTGCAGGAGCTCATCTTCGAGGAGATCAAGGAACGCACGAAGGAGACCGACCTCAGCGTGCCGAGCCGCGAGGGCGAGTGGTGGTACTACACGCGCACCGTCGAGGGGCAGCAGTACGGCATCCACTGCCGCGCGCCCATCTCGAGCCCCGACGACTGGGAGCCGCCGGTGCTGCCCGAGCTCACGGGCGATGAGCTGCCGGATGCCGCGGACGAGTCGATCCCGGGCGAGCAGGTGCTGCTCGACGACAACCTCGAGGCCGCCGGTCACGACTTCTACTCGCTCGGCAGCTTCGACGTGACCGCCGACGGCGCCACCATGCTCTACGCCATCGACGTGGAGGGCGATGAGCGCTACACGATCCGCCTCAAGGCGATCGACGGCACCGACCGGGTCTACGACGACGTCATCGAGGGAACCGCGGCCGGCGCCGTGTTCGACCCGTCGGGCCGCTACCTCTTCTACGCCACCGTCGACGAGTCGTGGCGCCCCGACACCATCTGGCGGCACGAGGTCGGCACCGCGGCATCCGACGACGTCTCGGTCTTCCACGAGCCCGACGAGCGGTTCTGGCTCGGGGTGGGCCTCACCCGCAGCCGCAAGTACCTCATGATCGAGGCGGGCTCGAACGTCACCGGCGAGACGTGGCTGCTCGACACGGCCGAGCCCGCCGGCGACTTCAAGGTCGTCTGGCCGCGCAAGGACGGCGTGGAGTACGACGTCGAGCACGTCGTCGCCGGCGGCGTCGACCGGCTGCTCATCGTGCACAACGACGACGCCGTGAACTTCGAGCTCGTGAGCGTCGCGGCATCCGACCCGCAGGGGCCGCGACGGATGCTGCTGCCCCACGATCCCGCCGTGCGGCTCGAGGGCGTCGACGCCTTCCGCGACTTCGTCGCCGTCGAGTACCGGCGCGAGGGGCTGCCGCGCGTGGCGGTCGCGAAGGTGCCGCCGGCCGGACTTCCCGCGGATGCCACGCCCGACGACACCCTGCACGAACTGCCGTTCGACGAGGCGCTGTTCTCCGTGGGCGTCGGATCGAATCCCGCGTGGGAGCAGCCGACCTTGCGCATCGGGTACTCCAGCTTCGTCACTCCGTCGACCGTGTACGACGTCGTGGTCGCGACTGGCGAGCGTCGGCTGCGCAAGCGCCAGCCGGTGCTCGGCGACTACGACGCGACGCGCTACGCGCAGCGACGCGAGTGGGCCGTCGGCGACGATGGGACGCGCATCCCGATCTCGCTCGTGTACCGGCACGACCTCGTCGACCTCGGCACGCCGGCGCCCACGTTGCTCTACGGCTACGGGTCGTACGAGCACTCCGTCGACCCGGGGTTCGGCATCCCCCGGCTGTCGCTGCTCGACCGCGGCATGATCTTCGCGGTCGCGCACGTGCGCGGCGGCGGTGAGATGGGCCGGCTCTGGTACGAGCACGGCAAGAAGCTCGAGAAGCGCAACACGTTCACCGACTTCGTCGCCGCGGCGAGGCACCTCATCGACGAGGACATCACCGCACCCGACCGGCTCGTCGCCCAGGGCGGCAGCGCCGGCGGGCTGCTCATGGGCGCCGTGGCGAACATGGGGCCGCGGTACTTCTCGGGCATCCTCGCCGAGGTGCCGTTCGTCGACCCGCTGACCTCGATCCTCGACCCGTCGCTGCCGCTCACGGTCATCGAGTGGGACGAGTGGGGCAACCCGCTCGACGATGCCGAGGTGTACCACTACATGAAGTCGTACTCGCCGTACGAGAACGTGCACGTCAACCACTACCCGCCGATCCTCGCCGTGACGTCGCTCAACGACACGCGCGTGCTCTACGTCGAGCCGGCGAAGTGGGTGGCACGGCTGCGCGATGCCGGCGCCGACCCGCTGCTGAAGACGGAGATGGCGGCCGGGCACGGCGGCGTCTCGGGGCGCTACTCCGCGTGGCGGGAGCGGGCGTTCGCCTACGCGTGGGTGATCGACCGGGCGAAGGCGCACCCGTCGGGCGAGTAG
- a CDS encoding FAD-binding oxidoreductase, producing MSILSELSERVPGRAHGPGTTEYDAGAAVFAGVGEPQVVVRPRTADEVAAAVGLAAASGLPIAVRSGGHGLLPVDDGLVIDLAELTAVELRPDGTVSVGAGARWADVAAVLSPHGLAVSSGDTRDVGVGGLALGGGIGWFVRQQGLAADALREVELVTPTGDVLTVDETSHPDLFWALRGGGGNFGVVTRFVFQPTPGDGLVGGHVHFDTSDVPAVLRAWRDVMRAGPDELNSTLTVMPEFAPGMPAGPQLGIALQGDESRLRELLEPLLSLPSVTEVSLGPVAYGDLLEDAPPGRPPFVFVGGNGFVPDLSDEALDAIARAYDREVPTMVLLRALGGAFGRVAPDATAIAHRDAEALLIVNGVLQPDATPEQVAAAKAGSDAALAYTSGTYGNFSAEYGDAVTASMYPPHTLERLRRIKAEIDPGNVFRRNHNITPAR from the coding sequence ATGTCGATCCTCTCCGAATTGAGTGAGCGCGTTCCCGGCCGGGCGCATGGCCCCGGCACCACCGAATACGACGCCGGTGCGGCGGTCTTCGCGGGCGTCGGCGAACCACAAGTCGTCGTGCGCCCGCGCACGGCCGACGAGGTCGCCGCGGCCGTCGGCCTCGCCGCGGCATCCGGCCTGCCCATCGCCGTGCGCAGCGGCGGTCACGGCCTCCTGCCCGTCGACGACGGCCTCGTCATCGACCTCGCCGAGCTCACGGCCGTCGAGCTGCGACCCGACGGCACGGTGAGCGTCGGCGCCGGAGCCCGCTGGGCCGACGTCGCCGCCGTCCTGTCGCCGCACGGGCTCGCGGTGAGCTCGGGCGACACTCGCGACGTCGGCGTCGGCGGGCTCGCCCTCGGCGGCGGCATCGGATGGTTCGTGCGCCAGCAGGGCCTCGCCGCCGACGCCCTGCGCGAGGTCGAGCTCGTCACCCCGACCGGCGACGTGCTCACCGTCGACGAGACGTCGCACCCCGACCTGTTCTGGGCGTTGCGCGGCGGCGGGGGCAACTTCGGCGTCGTCACCCGCTTCGTGTTCCAGCCGACCCCGGGCGACGGCCTCGTCGGCGGGCATGTGCACTTCGACACGTCCGACGTGCCCGCGGTGCTTCGTGCGTGGCGCGACGTGATGCGCGCCGGGCCCGACGAGCTCAACTCCACGCTCACCGTCATGCCCGAGTTCGCCCCCGGCATGCCGGCCGGCCCGCAGCTCGGCATCGCGCTGCAGGGCGACGAGTCGCGGCTCCGCGAGCTCCTCGAACCACTGCTGTCGCTGCCGTCGGTCACCGAGGTGTCACTCGGACCGGTGGCCTACGGCGACCTGCTCGAAGACGCACCGCCCGGAAGGCCGCCGTTCGTGTTCGTCGGCGGTAACGGGTTCGTGCCCGACCTCTCCGACGAGGCGCTCGACGCGATCGCCCGTGCGTACGACCGCGAGGTGCCCACCATGGTGCTGCTGCGCGCCCTCGGAGGCGCGTTCGGTCGGGTGGCCCCCGATGCCACCGCGATCGCCCATCGCGACGCCGAGGCGCTCCTCATCGTGAACGGCGTGCTCCAGCCCGACGCCACGCCCGAGCAGGTGGCCGCCGCCAAGGCCGGCAGCGATGCCGCGCTCGCCTACACGAGCGGAACCTACGGGAACTTCTCCGCCGAATACGGCGACGCCGTGACCGCGTCGATGTATCCGCCGCACACGCTCGAACGCCTGCGTCGCATCAAAGCGGAGATCGATCCGGGCAACGTGTTCCGGCGCAACCACAACATCACGCCGGCTCGCTGA
- a CDS encoding GNAT family N-acetyltransferase produces the protein MRLRPLTDDDRGLLRDATLANMNWDGPRFEPEQVDGMPDLAHYYTSFDGARDFGTAAVVDDDDEDDRETVLAVAWVVFLTADDPGYGFVADDVPELSITTFPPHRGRGLGAAVLDAVVREARRRALRGISLSVEDGNRARHLYERAGFRTVGRNGGSDTMLLTLA, from the coding sequence ATGAGGCTGCGACCGCTCACCGACGACGACCGCGGGCTGCTGCGCGACGCGACGCTCGCGAACATGAACTGGGACGGACCGCGGTTCGAGCCCGAGCAGGTCGACGGCATGCCCGACCTGGCCCACTACTACACCTCGTTCGACGGCGCTCGGGACTTCGGCACGGCGGCGGTCGTTGATGACGATGACGAAGACGACCGTGAGACGGTGCTCGCCGTGGCCTGGGTCGTCTTCCTGACCGCCGATGACCCGGGCTACGGATTCGTCGCCGACGACGTGCCCGAGCTGAGCATCACCACGTTCCCGCCCCACCGCGGGCGCGGCTTGGGCGCCGCCGTGCTCGACGCCGTGGTCCGCGAGGCGCGGCGCCGGGCCCTGCGCGGGATCTCATTGAGCGTCGAGGACGGCAACCGCGCCCGCCATCTCTATGAACGGGCGGGTTTCCGCACGGTCGGACGCAACGGCGGCTCCGACACGATGCTGCTCACGCTCGCCTGA
- a CDS encoding DUF1349 domain-containing protein has translation MERTRVDWASGSWTSEPAASRGEGGDLVVTAIEGSDWWRTTHYGFVHDDGHGLVAEWPTDAAVEVTFDTSTLTGLYDQAGLLLWAGAERWIKTGLEVSDGVLHVGAVVTNGVSDWSLAPVPEWAGRLVTIRASRGGEAGDAVTLRARSDAGGWRTLRVAPFTAGAASVGPMICAPMRADLEVRFTEWAFTAPDADLHEDPPIG, from the coding sequence ATGGAGCGGACGCGCGTGGACTGGGCATCGGGCAGCTGGACGAGCGAGCCCGCGGCGTCGCGGGGCGAGGGCGGCGACCTCGTCGTCACGGCCATCGAGGGCAGCGACTGGTGGCGCACCACCCACTACGGCTTCGTGCACGACGACGGCCACGGACTCGTGGCCGAGTGGCCGACGGATGCCGCGGTCGAGGTCACCTTCGACACGTCCACGCTCACCGGGCTCTACGACCAGGCAGGCCTGCTGCTCTGGGCAGGCGCCGAGCGGTGGATCAAGACTGGCCTCGAGGTCTCCGACGGCGTGCTGCATGTCGGCGCCGTCGTGACGAACGGGGTGTCCGACTGGTCGCTCGCACCCGTGCCCGAGTGGGCCGGGCGGCTCGTCACGATCCGGGCCAGCCGTGGTGGCGAGGCGGGCGACGCCGTCACGTTGCGCGCGCGGAGCGATGCGGGTGGCTGGCGAACCCTCCGCGTCGCGCCGTTCACCGCCGGCGCGGCATCCGTCGGCCCCATGATCTGCGCCCCGATGCGCGCCGATCTCGAGGTGCGGTTCACGGAGTGGGCGTTCACCGCGCCCGATGCCGACCTGCACGAGGACCCGCCGATCGGATGA
- a CDS encoding DUF2834 domain-containing protein: protein MTNHWSPLAVVYLLLSIAGLIGTWWFNALAIVGLHDFIGDLVSSGPAVSSITVDLLVAAIAGSIFIIVEARRIGMRFGWLYVVASGLTAFAFTFPLFLAMRQRRLNALADATA from the coding sequence ATGACCAACCACTGGAGCCCGCTCGCCGTCGTCTACCTGCTGCTCTCCATCGCGGGACTGATCGGCACCTGGTGGTTCAACGCCCTCGCCATCGTCGGCCTGCACGACTTCATCGGCGACCTCGTCTCGAGCGGGCCGGCCGTGTCGTCGATCACCGTCGACCTGCTCGTCGCGGCGATCGCGGGCAGCATCTTCATCATCGTCGAGGCGCGCCGCATCGGCATGCGCTTCGGATGGCTCTACGTCGTGGCGTCGGGACTCACGGCGTTCGCGTTCACCTTCCCGCTCTTCCTCGCGATGCGGCAGCGGCGGCTGAACGCGCTGGCGGACGCCACCGCCTGA